ACCCGGGCTATCGATCGCCGATCTGAAAGACGGCAAGCCCAAGCTGCTCAACATCTGGGCGAGTTGGTGCGTGCCATGCATTGCCGAAGCGCCGCATCTGGAAACGCTTAAGCGGCAGGGCGTTGAAATTGTCGGTGTTGCAATCCGCGACCGTCCGCAGGATGTTGCGCGCTTCCTTGGCCAATACGGCAATCCCTATACCAAGATTGGCGCCGATGATCTGTCAGAAATCCAGCTGAGCATTGGTTCGTCCGGCGTACCGGAGACTTTCGTGGTCGATGGCAACGGTATTATCAGGCACCAGCATTTAGGCGATGTCCGGGCAGAGCATGTTCCGATGCTGCTACAGAAATTGGCGGAGGCGGGGTCATGAGCCGTATAACTGCTTGTATTGCGGTTGTGCTGTCCTTTTTCGCGCTTCCGCTGGCCGCGCAGCAATCGCTCCCACCAGCACCGCTCGCGTATGAACAGCTAGAAGATCCCGCACAGGAGGAAGCCGCGCAGGCGCTGATGGAAACGCTGCGCTGTCTCAAATGTCAAAGCCAGTCGATTGCCGACAGCGACGCCCCAATGGCGGGCGATATGCGGCATCAAGTGCGCAGCCGCATTCAGGCCGGCGAAGAGCCTGAGGCAATCCGTGCGTGGTTGGTTGATCGCTATGGCGATTATGTGAGCTATGCCCCGACGATCAGTGAGACGACTTGGCCGCTTTTTGCCATACCCGTCTTGTTGCTGCTGGTTGCCGGCCTGATCCTGTGGCGGCGTTTGAGGAAAGCATCATGAGCTGGCTCCCAGTAATTGCACTCGCGATGGCAGCATTTGTAGTCGCGGCTTTCGCTCTCAGACTGCCGAAAAGCGGCTGGGCGTTGTTTGGCGCTGCCTTGCTGTTCGGCCTTGCGGGTTACGCGATGCACGGTTCCCCGGGATATGCCGGATCACCGACCGAGAACGTCCCGGAAGCTAATCCCAACAACGCAGCCATGGTAGATGCGCGGCGTGAATTCTTTGGTGCGGATAGCCTACCAAGCCGCTACGTCACGATTGCAGACGGGTTTGCGCGCAATGGCCAGTTCGAAGACTCGGCCAATATGCTGCTCAACGCCATCAGTCAGGATCCGAGCGATGTGGAAGCATGGGTTGGTTTGGGCAATGCGCTGGTTGAACATGCCGATGGTTCGCTGACACCTGCAGCTCTTTATGCCTACTCGCAGGCGGAGCAGCTTGCGCCGCAAAGCCCCGCTTCTGCATATTTCCTCGGAATAGGCTTGTTGCGGTCTGGCCGCCCGGAAGAAGCCCGCCGGATATGGGCTCAGCTGATCGAAAACGCTCCCACGGACGCAGAATGGGTCGAGCCAATGACATTACGTCTGGAACGCCTCGATGCAATGCTCACGCAAATGGGCGGTCAGCAACCGGCAGCTTCGGGGCAATAGGTTCTGCATTGTTGCGGTGCACATGCGTAGCTGCTAGTGGCCGCCGCCTTTCGACTGGTGATTGATCGCGCGCCTTACTGACGCGGTCGGGATACCTGATTTATGGCTGAGGCCTCGACACATAGCGTTCAACCGCCGCCGGGCTCGCAAACGGGGCATAGCGCCTCGAAAGCGGCGCTCGCCGTGGGCGCGATCGGTATTGTGTTCGGCGATATCGGCACCAGCCCGCTTTACGCCTTCCGTGAGACTTTCGTCGGCCCGCATCCGCTGGCGCTGGATACCGCACACGTGCTTGGCGTCATCAGCCTGATTTTCTGGTCAATGACGCTGGTTGTGGCGATCCAATATGTCACGATCCTGATGCGCGCGGACAATAAGGGGCAGGGCGGCAGCCTCGCTCTAGTCGCACTGATTTCGAGCCACATTAGCGGTAAGAAATATGGCTGGGTCGCCGTGCTGCTCGGCGTGTTCGCCACATCGCTTTTCTACGGCGACAGCATGATTACGCCGGCGATTTCGGTCCTGTCGGCGGTTGAGGGCCTGACAGTGGTCGATGAGGGCCTGTCCGATTACGTGATCCCGATTGCACTGGTCCTGCTGATCTTCCTGTTCGTGCTGCAAAAACGCGGCACAGCGAAAGTCGGCGCTTTGTTTGCGCCAGTGATGATCGTCTATTTCACCGTGATCGCCAGCATGGGCGCATGGCAGATATTCCAGACGCCCGACATCCTGTGGGCGCTCAACCCCTATTACGCGGTCAATTTCTTCATTCTGGACGGTTTCACAGCGTTTCTGGCGCTTGGTTCGGTCGTTCTGGCGGTTACGGGTTCGGAGGCACTTTACTCCGACATGGGGCATTTCGGGCGCGGACCGATGCGTCTGTCGTGGTTTGGCTTTGTCATGCCGTGCCTGCTGCTTAACTATTTCGGTCAAGGCGCGATGATTATCGGCCTGCCAAACGAGCTGGCCGTCGAAGCGATCCAGAGCCCGTTCTTCTTCCTGGCGAGCGAGGAATGGCGCTTGCCGCTGGTATTCCTCGCCACCTTTGCGACCTTTATCGCCAGCCAAGCGGTTATCTCGGGCGCGTTCTCGATCACACATCAGGCGATGCAAATGGGCTATATTCCCCGGCTGTCGATCCGCCACACCAGCGAGACCGAGGGCGGCCAGATTTACATTCCGATCGTCAACTGGGCGCTGATGATTGCCGTCATCGTGCTGGTGCTGACTTTCCAGAACAGTTCCAACCTTGCTTCTGCCTACGGCATCGCGGTTACGGGTGCGGTGACCATTGATACGCTGCTTATGGCGGTGCTGCTGGTCGGCGTGTGGAAGTGGAAGTGGTGGTATGCCGCGCCGGTCGTGCTGCTGTTCCTGATCGTGGACGGTGCGTACTTCGCGGCGAACCTTGCCAAAGTGCCCGATGGCGGCTGGTTCCCGCTGCTTGTCGGTGCGGTCGCCTTTACCTTGCTCACCACATGGGCGCGCGGCCGCAAGCTGATGCGCGAGCGGATGAGCGAAGTTGCGCTGCCGATGGAGATATTTGCCAAGTCGGCCAAGAACAGCGCAACCCGCGTTCCCGGAACCGCGATCTTTATGGCATCGGCCAAGGGCGGGGTGCCTTCGGCGCTGCTCCACAATATCAAGCACAACAAAGTTCTGCACGAGCGGGTGGTGATCCTGACCGTGGAGATAGCCGAAATCCCTTATGTCGATCCGGAGGCGCGCTGCGAATATCATGATCTCGGCGATGGGTTCTTCCGCGCCGTATTGCATTACGGCTTTATGGAAGGGACCGATGTTCCCGAGGGTCTGAAGAAGATGGACCGCTGCGGCGGCGAATTTGACATGATGCAGACCAGCTTCTTCCTGTCGCGCCAAACACTGCTGCCGTCCGACAAGCCGGGTATGCCGATCTGGCGCGAAAAGATCTTCGCATGGATGCTGCGCAATTCAGCGACTGCGATGGAGTTCTTCAGGCTGCCTACGAATAGGGTTGTGGAACTGGGCAGTCAGGTGCGGATTTAGCCTCGGTGTGAGACACAGCGGAGGTTGGGACCTCTGTCGGCTTCGTGCGAGCTTCAGCGAGACCCCAGCTTTTGCCGGGGATCAGTGACCAATCATGACCCAGTCGGTGGCTCATTCTTGATCACATCATCCTCAGCACCAACGTCGAGCCCATGCTTCATCAGCATCGGGATTTGCGTGAAAGTGAAGATGAACGTCAGCGGCATAAAGACCCAGAATTTGGCCCACAGCCATGTCTCGAATGTGCCGTTCTCGACATTGTAGAGATAGCGCAGGACTTCGTTCAGTCCGGCGAGGGCGAAGAAGAAAAAGCCCCAATTGCGCGAGAGTTTGAGCCAGCCTTCATCGCTGAGGCCCTCGAATGCCGCCTCCAGCAGAACCTTGAGCAGCGCTTTCCCCTTCCATGCCCAGCCAATGACCAATGCGGCACCGAATAGCGAATAGATGATGGTCGGCTTGAGCTGCACGAATGTCGGGTCGCCGAAAAAGATTGTCAGACCGCCGAAGCCAACGATGAGGGCGGTCGAGAACCACAGCATCGGAGACACTTTCCCTAGTTTGAGTTTGGAGAACACTAGGGCAATCACTGCCGCGACCATAAAGGCGAGGGTGCCTTTGATGACTGCCGCGATTTCGGCAATCGCTTCGCTCTCTTCGGGCGCAAAATATTTGTACACGCCGAGGAATACGAGCAGCGGCCCGTAGTCGACCGCGACGTTGAGCCAGCCGGAGGGTTTCTTGGCAGTTTGCTGGGTATCGCTCATTCTTTTCCAACCGTCATTGCGAACCGCAAAGCGGCACGGCAATCCATGGCCTATAAGGTGGCGGAAGCGAAGCACCATGGATTGCTTCGTCGCCAATGGCTCCTCGCAATGACGAGGTGCAGGGGTTAAGCCACCCCCGCAATTACTCTGGCGACCAGATCTGGATCGAAGGGCCGCAAATCATCAATTTTCTCGCCCACCCCAATCGCGTGGATCGGCAGGCCATATTGCTCTGCTGCTGCAACCAGAACGCCGCCGCGTGCGGTTCCGTCCAACTTGGTCATAATCAGACCGGTAACGCCGGCGATCTCCTTGAATACTTCAATCTGGGCGAGGGCGTTTTGACCGTTGGTAGCATCTAGCACGAGAACCACATCATGCGGTGCCTCGGGGTTCAGTCTGCCAAGAACTTTACGGATCTTGGCAAGTTCATCCATCAGTTCGCGCTTGTTCTGCAGCCGTCCGGCCGTGTCGACGATCAGCGCATCAATACCCTGATCGGTTGCGGCTTTCACACCATCGAACACTATGCTCGCGGGATCACCGCCTTCCGGGCCGCGAATGACCGGTACACCAATACGCTCAGCCCATGTCGCAAGTTGGCCGATAGCAGCGGCACGGAATGTATCGCCTGCCGCCAGCATGACGCCATAATCGTCTTCCTGAAACAGGTGCGCCATTTTGGCGATTGTCGTTGTCTTACCGCTGCCGTTGACGCCAATCACCAGCAACACTTGCGGGCGTGGGAACGCAGTGATCTCAATGGGAACAGCGACGGGTCGCAAAATTTCGGCAATCTCGTCCGCGACGGCTTCCTTTAGCTCGATCTCGGTGATGTTGAGACCGAATTTTTTCTCGGACAGTTTGGCCCGTATCCGCGCGGCAGCCGAAGGCCCGAGGTCCGACATAATCAGCGCGTCTTCGACGTTATCCAGCGTCGAATCGTCGAGCTTCGCAGTACCGACAACCTCGGTCAGATTGGTCGAGAGGCGTTCCGACGTCTTGCGGAAACCGCCAAACAGGCGATCTTTCCAGCTCGTTTCGCTCATTGTGGCAAGCCCTCATCTCTTAACAAACCAGCGTCCAAGGCGGTAGGTGTAATGGTGAGAATGGTGCCCGGCGCAGTGCCTTGGGGAACCGCCACTCTCGCGAAATTGGGCGCATAGCCGGTCCCGTCGCGTTCGGCGAGGACTGATAATGGCTTGCCGATTTGCTTTGTGAGCCACGTATCCCTCCGCTGCGCCACATCGCCGCGTAACTCGGCTGCGCGCTGTTTGATGATCGCGCGATCCAGTTGCGGCATCCGCGCGGCGGGTGTGTTGGGCCGGGGCGAGTAGGGGAAGATATGTCCGTGCACGATATCAAGCTCTTCGATGATCGAACGGTTATCGCCATGCATGGCCACATCCTCGGTGGGGAATCCGGCGATCAAATCGGCACCGATGGCAATATCGGGGCGGCGCGCTTTGATACGTTCCACCAGTGCCACCGCATCGTCGCGTAAATGCCGCCGCTTCATCCGTTTGAGCATCATATCGTGACCGTGCTGGAGCGAGAGATGCAGATGCGGCATCAGGCGCTGTTCTTGCGCGAAGAGCTCTTCCAGCAGCGGATCGATCTCAATCCCGTCGAGTGAGGACATCCGCAGGCGCCCAAGCTCGGGGAATGCGTTCAGCACCGCCTCGACCATCGTGCCGAGTTCGGGCGCATCGGGCAGGTCATGCCCCCACGATGTCACATCGACCCCGGTCAGCACCACTTCGGGTGCGCCTTGCGCCAAATGGGTTTCGACCTGCGCCAGCACTTGCGCGATAGTCATCGACCGGCTTTTGCCGCGTCCTTGGGGTATGACGCAAAAGGTGCAGGCATGATCGCAGCCGTTCTGTACCGTCACGAATGCGCGCGTGCGGCTGGTCACTGTTGGCGCAACTTCAACCGGTGCATTCCACGCGCGTGGATCAAGCTTGGCCGTATTGGCGATCAAGCCATCGACTTCGGGCATATTGCCGATTTGCTCGCGCTCGATGTCGGCGGCGCAGCCGGTGACGAGCAGCCGCGCATCGGGCCGGGCCTTGCGCGCTTTGCGGATCGTCTGGCGGGTTTGCCGCACGGCCTCCATCGTCACCGCGCAGCTATTGATGACGACGACATTGTTGTCTTCAGCGAGCATTGCCTTGATCTGCTCGCTCTCAGAAATATTGAGGCGGCATCCCAGCGATATCACTTCTGCAGCAGAGCTCTTGGTCACGCGTAATCCGCCCATTCGAACGTTCCGCGATAGGCTTCGGTCGCCGGGCCTTCCATGATGATTGATCCGCCCTCGTTCCATTCGATCTGCAGCGGGCCGCCGGGAAGGTTCACGGTCACTGGAGACGCTACCAGTCCGCGCCTGATGGCCGCCACAGCGGTTGCGCAGGCTCCGGTACCACAAGCCCGTGTCAAACCAGCACCGCGCTCCCACACCCGCAGGTTTACAGCGCCATTGCGGATGTCAGCGATATTCACATTGATGCGTGTGGGAAAAAGCGGATCATTCTCGATCAGCGGGCCGAGCCGGTCGAGCGGCACGTCCTCGCAATCGCGTACGAAGAAGATCACATGCGGGTTGCCAACATTTACAGCCGACGGATTGCCGAGCATTTCCCACGATACGGGCATCGCGGCGGTGTCCATCGCATAATCGAGGGGGATACTGTCCCATTCGAAACTGGGCACGCCCATATCAACCCGCGCGCCGCTTTGCGTCGGCGACAGTTCGATAATGCCGCCATCGGTTTCGACCTTCGCCGGTTCACCATGAAGCAGGGCCGCCGCACGCGCGGCATTGCCGCAAGCTTCGACTTCGCCGCCATCGGAGTTGAATATCCGCATCCGGAAGTCGGCGTTGGCTGAGCGCTCAAGAAGAATCAGCTGATCACAGCCAATCCCGGTCCGCCTATTGGCCAGCGCCGCCGCGCTGCGCTCTGTCACGGCGGGCAGTTCAGCCTCGCGCGCATCGAGCATGATGAAATCATTGCCGAGGCCGTGCATCTTGATGAAGGGGACGCGCATTACACAGCGCATTTATGCATCGGCGCGTCCGGCGTCTAGAGGCGGGAGCGTTTGCTACCCAAACGGTTTAGGCTTGATTGCGCTGCTGCGGTGTGCGCGGGAAGGCGCTTTCAGTCGGTTCTTCGGCGCGTTTGGGCGGTTCCCCGGCGCGCGAGAGCAGACCCTTGGGTTCGAGGCGCTTGCGGACATCTGCCGCGCTTTCCGGGCGGCCATAGTGGTAGCCTTGCGCTTTCATTGGCCCCTTGCCCTGCAAGGCTTCCAGAATACGCTCGTCTTCGACCCCTTCGGCAGTGATCGGCATCTTAAGACCATCACCCATCGAAATGATTGCGCTCACGATTTTCTCACAAGAATCTTCATCGGTTAACTCGCCGACAAAGCTGCGATCAATCTTTAACCGATCAAATGGCAGCGATCGCAATTGCGACAGGCTGGCATAGCCGGTGCCGAAATCATCAAGGCTGATTTTCACGCCCTGATTTTTCAGGCTGGTGATCATCGAGCGGACCACGCCAATATTTTCGTGAATGCAGCTTTCGGTAATTTCGATCTCCAGCCGGCTTGGCGGGAAATTGTGCTTGACCAGAATCTTTAGCAGCTTTTGCGAGAACCACGGGTCGCGCAGCTGCACGGGCGAGATGTTGACCGACAATGTCAGGTTGGGATCCCACTCCTTGGCGTCGGTAAGAGCTTGTTCGATAAGCTG
This genomic window from Pontixanthobacter aestiaquae contains:
- a CDS encoding MiaB/RimO family radical SAM methylthiotransferase, with translation MGGLRVTKSSAAEVISLGCRLNISESEQIKAMLAEDNNVVVINSCAVTMEAVRQTRQTIRKARKARPDARLLVTGCAADIEREQIGNMPEVDGLIANTAKLDPRAWNAPVEVAPTVTSRTRAFVTVQNGCDHACTFCVIPQGRGKSRSMTIAQVLAQVETHLAQGAPEVVLTGVDVTSWGHDLPDAPELGTMVEAVLNAFPELGRLRMSSLDGIEIDPLLEELFAQEQRLMPHLHLSLQHGHDMMLKRMKRRHLRDDAVALVERIKARRPDIAIGADLIAGFPTEDVAMHGDNRSIIEELDIVHGHIFPYSPRPNTPAARMPQLDRAIIKQRAAELRGDVAQRRDTWLTKQIGKPLSVLAERDGTGYAPNFARVAVPQGTAPGTILTITPTALDAGLLRDEGLPQ
- a CDS encoding DsbE family thiol:disulfide interchange protein; amino-acid sequence: MNNLKVWIPLAIFLMFCGVAAYQLTQPKDEFVESTMVGKPVPEFELRPATAELPGLSIADLKDGKPKLLNIWASWCVPCIAEAPHLETLKRQGVEIVGVAIRDRPQDVARFLGQYGNPYTKIGADDLSEIQLSIGSSGVPETFVVDGNGIIRHQHLGDVRAEHVPMLLQKLAEAGS
- a CDS encoding potassium transporter Kup gives rise to the protein MAEASTHSVQPPPGSQTGHSASKAALAVGAIGIVFGDIGTSPLYAFRETFVGPHPLALDTAHVLGVISLIFWSMTLVVAIQYVTILMRADNKGQGGSLALVALISSHISGKKYGWVAVLLGVFATSLFYGDSMITPAISVLSAVEGLTVVDEGLSDYVIPIALVLLIFLFVLQKRGTAKVGALFAPVMIVYFTVIASMGAWQIFQTPDILWALNPYYAVNFFILDGFTAFLALGSVVLAVTGSEALYSDMGHFGRGPMRLSWFGFVMPCLLLNYFGQGAMIIGLPNELAVEAIQSPFFFLASEEWRLPLVFLATFATFIASQAVISGAFSITHQAMQMGYIPRLSIRHTSETEGGQIYIPIVNWALMIAVIVLVLTFQNSSNLASAYGIAVTGAVTIDTLLMAVLLVGVWKWKWWYAAPVVLLFLIVDGAYFAANLAKVPDGGWFPLLVGAVAFTLLTTWARGRKLMRERMSEVALPMEIFAKSAKNSATRVPGTAIFMASAKGGVPSALLHNIKHNKVLHERVVILTVEIAEIPYVDPEARCEYHDLGDGFFRAVLHYGFMEGTDVPEGLKKMDRCGGEFDMMQTSFFLSRQTLLPSDKPGMPIWREKIFAWMLRNSATAMEFFRLPTNRVVELGSQVRI
- the ftsY gene encoding signal recognition particle-docking protein FtsY is translated as MSETSWKDRLFGGFRKTSERLSTNLTEVVGTAKLDDSTLDNVEDALIMSDLGPSAAARIRAKLSEKKFGLNITEIELKEAVADEIAEILRPVAVPIEITAFPRPQVLLVIGVNGSGKTTTIAKMAHLFQEDDYGVMLAAGDTFRAAAIGQLATWAERIGVPVIRGPEGGDPASIVFDGVKAATDQGIDALIVDTAGRLQNKRELMDELAKIRKVLGRLNPEAPHDVVLVLDATNGQNALAQIEVFKEIAGVTGLIMTKLDGTARGGVLVAAAEQYGLPIHAIGVGEKIDDLRPFDPDLVARVIAGVA
- the dapF gene encoding diaminopimelate epimerase is translated as MRVPFIKMHGLGNDFIMLDAREAELPAVTERSAAALANRRTGIGCDQLILLERSANADFRMRIFNSDGGEVEACGNAARAAALLHGEPAKVETDGGIIELSPTQSGARVDMGVPSFEWDSIPLDYAMDTAAMPVSWEMLGNPSAVNVGNPHVIFFVRDCEDVPLDRLGPLIENDPLFPTRINVNIADIRNGAVNLRVWERGAGLTRACGTGACATAVAAIRRGLVASPVTVNLPGGPLQIEWNEGGSIIMEGPATEAYRGTFEWADYA
- a CDS encoding cytochrome c-type biogenesis protein, which translates into the protein MSRITACIAVVLSFFALPLAAQQSLPPAPLAYEQLEDPAQEEAAQALMETLRCLKCQSQSIADSDAPMAGDMRHQVRSRIQAGEEPEAIRAWLVDRYGDYVSYAPTISETTWPLFAIPVLLLLVAGLILWRRLRKAS
- a CDS encoding inner membrane-spanning protein YciB, translating into MSDTQQTAKKPSGWLNVAVDYGPLLVFLGVYKYFAPEESEAIAEIAAVIKGTLAFMVAAVIALVFSKLKLGKVSPMLWFSTALIVGFGGLTIFFGDPTFVQLKPTIIYSLFGAALVIGWAWKGKALLKVLLEAAFEGLSDEGWLKLSRNWGFFFFALAGLNEVLRYLYNVENGTFETWLWAKFWVFMPLTFIFTFTQIPMLMKHGLDVGAEDDVIKNEPPTGS
- a CDS encoding tetratricopeptide repeat protein, producing MSWLPVIALAMAAFVVAAFALRLPKSGWALFGAALLFGLAGYAMHGSPGYAGSPTENVPEANPNNAAMVDARREFFGADSLPSRYVTIADGFARNGQFEDSANMLLNAISQDPSDVEAWVGLGNALVEHADGSLTPAALYAYSQAEQLAPQSPASAYFLGIGLLRSGRPEEARRIWAQLIENAPTDAEWVEPMTLRLERLDAMLTQMGGQQPAASGQ